ACCGTTTAACAGCTATAAAACGAGAACTAGTAGGGTAATTATGAAGCGAACTACTTTAATCGCCGAGGGAGTATGACTGACAAAATCGCTGAACATTAAACCCTGACATTTTCCCTTGACAACAACAAACCGGAATTTAAATTATATTTTACACAACGTTAATCTGCCCTGAATACGGGCTTAACAATGCGGGCTTATTATAGTGATGGAAGTAAAAATATGAATGAAACACGACCGAACATCGCCGCCGATCTTTTAAAAGAAGCCGATGAAATTTTGACCGCCGGGGGCAAAGACCTGCGTTCCATATTGCACCGGGAAATTGTCACTAAAGCTCTAAAGTGCCGGCGTAACGACCTGGATATCCTCGACCTTAAGATATATAACCGGGTAGCCGCCGAGTTCTACTATGCCGCCCAGGTATTCAAGCCCTACCGGAACGTGCGCAAGGTATCTATCTTCGGGTCCAGTCGTGTGCAGGCCGGCACCCCGTACTATGAAATGGCTAAAAATCTCGGGCGTTTGATGAAAGAGCAGGGCTACATGGTGATAACCGGCGCGGCGGAGGGCATCATGCGGGCGGGTATTGAAGGCAGCGGCCCGGAAAACAGCTTCGGTGTGAATATCCTGCTGCCCGGTGAGAATAAGCCGGCTGATATCATCCGGGGCGACCCCAAATTGATGCAGTTCAAATATTTCTTTACCCGTAAGCTATTCTTCGTCATGGAGGCGGACGCCTTCGCGCTTTTCCCCGGAGGATTCGGCACCCACGATGAAGGCTTTGAGATTCTGACCTTGCTCCAGACCGGTAAAGCCCCGCCTATGCCGGTAGTACTGATGGAATTGCCCGGCGATGATTACTGGCAGACCTGGGACGAGTTCGTCCGGAAGCAATTACTGGCTAAAGATTTCATCCGTCCGGAAGACCTGTCCTTCTACCGGATAGCCCGCTCCCCGGAAGAGGGCGCGGCGCTGATAAAAGACTACTACAGCACCTATCACTCATCGCGGCAGGTGCAGGACAAACTGGTCATCAGGCTGGAAAAAGAGTTGCCGGAAGACGCTATCAGCCAGCTGAATGCTTCCTTCCGGTACATTATAAAAAGCGGGGGGATTGCCAGAACATCACCCCTTACCAGTGAAGAAGACGAGCCTGGCCTGCTGATTAAACCGAGGATTACCTTCACTTACGATAAAAAGAATGCCGGGCGTCTGAACCAGATGATTCTCATGATAAACCGGCTGGGACATTCTGCCTGACAATAAATCAGTTTTTTACTCCTCTCCGCTGTAATAGTCCCTGCATTGTATTCAGACAAACATATCTTGGTTATTGCTCGTTTATTCTTTTTAGTATTAATTAAATAATACGTAATCCGCCACTAACACATCCTTAATCCGGCCTTGAATTCTCTTTGCTAACCTGTAGCTAGTGTAGTGTTTCTATAATCGCTTTACAATGAGCAACTTTCTCAATAATGTTTTCAGCCCGCTTCGTCCAGACAAAAGGTTTCGGATCCTCATTGTTATAACGTATATATTCTTCTATAGCTGCTATCAATTCTGGGACACTACGAAAGATACCCCGACGAATCCTCTTTCGAGTGATTTCCCCGAACCATCGCTCTATTAAGTTTAGCCAGGATGAACTTGTGGGTGTAAAGTGCAATTTGAAACGGGGATGTTTTTCCAGCCATGTTTTTACATTCGGATGCCCGTGTGTTCCGTAATTATCCAGAATCATATGAATATCCAACTCCCCGGATACTTCCCGATTAATAGTGCGGAGAAATTTCAGGAATTCGATATGTCTATGTCGCGGATAACAAGAACCTAAAACTTTTCCTTCCAGGACATTCATAGCTGTAAAAAGACAGGTAGTTCCATTACGTTTATAATCATGCGTCATGGTTCCACAGCGGCCTTTCTTCATAGGGAGTCCAGGTTGTGTCCTGTCTAAAGCTTGTACCTGAGTCTTTTCATCTACACACAATACTACAGCCTTATCGGGCGGATTCAAATACACACCCACAACGTCAGTCAGTTTCTCCTCGAACCGCTTGTCTTTGGACAACTTGAAGGTCTTGACGCGGTGAGGTTGTAAGCCATGTGCATCCCATATCCTCTGTACCGTAGTATGACTAACACCCTGGGCTTTGGCCATCGTGCGGGTTGACCAGTGAGTCGAGTCTTTAGGTTTGGTTTGCAGGGTAGCTTCTACTATGGACTTCACTTTTTCCGCCTCAAGTCGTCGCGGACTGAGGCCATGAGAGGCATCTTCAGATAACCCGGAAAGTCCCTGTTCCTGGAAACGTTTGGTCCATAAAACAACCGTTGTCCGAGAGGTGTTTAATCTTTTAGCAATCGCATTATGAGATACATCCTCTGCCGCCAGCAAGCAAATCCTAGAACGTAATAAAATTCTTTGTGGTGTTTTCTTTGCCCGAAGCCAAGCTTCAATAGTTCTTTGGTCTTTTTCCGTCATAATCAATGCATCAGCTTTTTTCCACATATCTATATTATAGTGGAAATCAATAACATTGTATACATATTACTGTTACACTACACTAGATTGAACAGCCTGGTAATCTTTAAAAAGGTCGGGCAGGAAAATGGAAAAGATAACTCTGGCAGCGAGATATGAATAAAGCCATAGAAAGATACAAATCACTAACAAACGGCCTAAAGGTCAGTTGCTTTATCTGAGCCCTATTATATTTTTACCGCAGTAAATATCCTGGTGCCGTGGTCCTTACCCTATATCACCACCGGGCTGCTCTTGGGCTGCGCTGAGGCGGCCGGCAGCCTGGCGACTATATGGTTTATCTCCGGGACGGGGCAGTACGGCATCGGGTCTTTCAACCTGATGGATCAGGATCGGGCCGGCGCACTGGTGGAATACGGCAATACTTCTCATATATTTACCAATCCCAGATATAAGCGGACGGAGGACTATATTACCGGCCGGTTCGGGTAAACCTGCAGCGGAAAAATTCGATAGGATTCTTAAGGGCAATTCCGGAGGTTTCAAAGAGGTCAATGTTCGTAAACGGTAAGCTTAATGTTAGTGGAATTGGTGACATTAGAAATGGAGATAGGGGGACTCGAACCCCCGACCTTCCCGATGAATCGGGACGCTCTCCCGTGCTGTGTATAACGGTTTAATGACTTATTATTGGGGTTGGTGAAGTGGTGAGGCAGGGTCTGGTGGAGATAGGGGGACTCGAACCCCCGACCTCCGCGATGCGAACGCGGCGCTCTCCCGGCTGAGCTATATCCCCGTGTGACAAGACTATTATAGCATATTCAGGCTAGCGCTCGATGTTTTTTATCTGGTAGCGCAGCTTGCCGGCCGGCGCCGTAATCTCCACTGTCTCCCCGTCGCACCGCCCCAGCAGCGCCTTGCCCAGCGGTGAGGCGATGGATATCTTGCCCTTGGCGATGTTTACTTCCCGCGGGTCCACGATCATGTAACGGCATTCCTCGCCTGAGGCCAGTTCATAGATGACCATGGTATCGCCGATGCTTGATTTCTTGGTCGGCACTTTCTTTTCTTCGATTATCTGTGCCGCTTTTATCGTCTGCTCCAGCTCTTTGAGCCTCCCCTCCACGTGCCCCCGCTCCTCCCTGGCGGCGTGCAGCGGCGCGTTCTCCCGGAAGTCTTTGTCCGCGGCGGCGCGCTGTATTTCCCCCATAAGTTCCCGGCTCCTCTTTTTCAGCGTTTCCAGTTCTGTTTTCATTTCATCGTAGCGCTGCTGGGTGAGGGAGACGGTATCCGGCTGGGTTCTCCCGGCGGTGGTGGTGGACGGTGCGGTTTTGCCCTTTTTGGTTTTCATATGGGTGGCGAGGTTGGTACGGCTCCAGCCCGCTTTCTTGGCGTAGGTGAGGAAAGCGCGCAGTACCTCAAACTTTTTTCCGTAGTCAAGGTCGGACACATCCAGCTGCCCGGCATAGCTGGCTACGGCCGGTCCTGCCAGTTTGGCGAAAGAGCTTTGCCACCCGTACCACCGGGCGAATTTATACACCTCCGGCTGGCTGATGTCCCTATTTGCGGACGATAGTTTGCCCAGGTAAAGCGTTACCGCCTCGCCCAGGCTGGGGATTTGTTCCGTGCTGTCTGCCATTTATTTCTCCCTGTCTTTCTTACGCTTTATTCTAAACGCTATTAACGCCGCGGGTCAATGTTTTTGGGTTTGAAGGGCATCCGGACTATTCCCAGGTTTTTGGTTATCAGCTGGTATTTTAACAGGCTGGTGATGGTGCGCCCATGCCAGTCGAAGCTTACCTCCGGGGCAGCCAGCAGGGCTTTATCTATGCCGCCGGCCTTGATTATCTTGAACATGAGATTGATTTGTTTATCGCTCATTTTCTCAAAGATTTGCCGCGCCCAGTAGCCCGTCCTTATCTCTTTGCCCAGCTTCCGGCGCCAGGCGCGTTCATACTGTGCCAGCCGCTGGCGGGAAAGGTCGTCATCCGCCAGCGCCCGGTTAAGGGTGGCCGCTGCTATCTCCGCCCCCAGCAGCCCGTAAAAAATGCCGCCGCCGCTGGTCGGCTTTACCTGTCCGGCGGCATCGCCCACCGCCACTATTCTTTCACCGTAAGTGCGCGCCGGCGGCTTAAGCGGGATCGCCCCGTAGTGTAATTTAACGTCGGCGGAAGTTACTTTACCCTGCTCCGCCAGGCGTTCCAGCCACTTTTTCAGTTTTCGCCCCGCTTCCCGCCGTGCTAAAAGCCCCACTTTACCCCGGCCCGGCGTAGTAGGCACCAGCCAGCCGAAGAACCCCGGCGCCATGTCCCCGAACCAGACCTCTGTCTCTTCCAGTCCCGGAGTCTCCGTTTCCACCTGCACGCCGATAACGTAGTCTTTAGATACTCCCAGCCCCACCCGCTCGCTCAAGCCGGGCGTAAAGCCGGCGGCCAGTACGGCCGCCCTCCCCTGTATTGTCGATGCTTTGTTGTTATAAGAGACGGTAACGGCGGCATGCCCGCCTGTAACATTTATACCGGTTACCCGGGTCATAAACTGGTATTCCGCTCCGGCGCGCCGGGCCTGTTCCGCCATGGAAATGTCAAAAGCCGACCGGTCCAGCACCACGGCCTGCATTTCTGGCCGGTACACGCGCAGGCTGCCGCCGGAAGGTGAAAAAAGGGTGGCGCTGTTGAGACGGCGGAGGATAACCCTGTCATCTATATTAAAGGTAGCCACGCACTCCATGCCGACCAGCCCCGTACAGCAGGACTTCTCCCCCGGACGGGGCTTCTTTTCCAGCACCAGTACCTTGTAACCGTTTTCCGCCAGGCGGCGGGCAACCTCGCTCCCGGCTGGTCCGCCGCCGATAATTATCGCATCGTGCATTTACTCTCCGCCGGGTATCTTTGGGCCGCGCCGCCGGTATCTCTGGAAAAGGTAAATTCCCCCGGGGATGACCGTCAGCACGGCGATGGTAATCAAAGAGTTGGTCAGGTTGATATCCAGGTCGAAAATAATGTTCAGGACTACCAGGGATAAAGTAATCAGGGCGATGGAAAAGCCGATAGACAGGGCAATCCTCTCCAGGAGGTGTATTTTTTTAAAGATAACCAGCGTCCAGGCAAATCCCGGCACGAAAAATACCAGTATCCCCCCGCCCACCGCCCGCAGGATTTGCAGCGGCTCGGAAAACGTCATGGCGTATACCGGGCTCAAATCCATGTCACTATCCCACTTCCCCCAAGGATATCTCACTCTAGTATAACATGATGGATACCGCGCTATCCGGCGACCGGCCAGGGTAAGGTTACGGTAACCACCGTCCCTTTGCCTGGAGTGGACTTTATCTGCAAGTTGCCGTTCAGCAGCCTGGCCCGCTCATGCATGCCCATCAGCCCCAGCCGGCCCTCGCTGACCATGCCCTCTATTTTACCGGGCATCTCAAAGCCCTGCCCGTTATCGCTAACCGTCATCTTGATGTTCTTTAACCCGCCGTCCACCTTAATGTTCACGTTGTCCGCCCCGGCGTGCTTGCGGATGTTGTTCAGGGCTTCCTGGGCGATGCGGAAAAGCAATATCTGCGTTTCCGGCGGCAGCGTCCGCTCCATATTCCTGGTTTCCACCCTGGTGCGGATGTGCTGGTCTCTCTCCAGTTCCTCGGCAATCCACTCGAGAGCGGCCACCAGTCCCAGGTCATCGATAACGCGGGGGCGCAGACCCTGGGCCGTGGCGCGCAGTCCTTCCAGCGCTTTTTCCGCCTGGTTGCGGATATCTTTCAGGTTTTCTTTGACCTTAACCAGGCTCAAGCGCTGCGCCGCGGACAGCTTGTCCAGCTTTTGAATGAGGATAATCAGGTCCGGGGAGACGTCATCGTGGAGGTCTCTGGAGATGCGCTTGCGCTCTTCCTCCTGGGCGCGGGTAATTTGCTGGAGATAGGCACGCACATTTTCCTGAGCCTGTTTTTCCTGGGTCACGTCCCGGGCAACGTGCTCAAAACCGGTTATCTTGCCATTGGATATGATGGCGTTGGTGGACATTTTGACCGTTTTGATAGAGCCGTCCTTGATGTAGAACTGCTGCTCGTAAGGCTGGTTGAGCTCCTCGCCCCGGGCCAGCCTGTTGCGCACTTCCCGGGCCAGCGCCAGCGACTCGTTGCTGAGGAATTTAGCCAGGTGGACGCCCTTGACCTCCTCCACGCTATAGCCGGTCAGTTTGTGCCACGCCTGGTTGCCGTCCATGAAAAGCCCGTTAACGTCCTGAACCCAGATAGCGTCCGAGGCGTTCTCAAACAAATGGCGGTATTTCTGTTCGGATTCATCCATGGTTCGTATGGATTCTTTTGTAGAGGAAAAAGAGGTTACTGTATATCATCAAGGTCGATGTATCCCTGCTTAAGTCCTTTGATGATGGCGTCGGTGCGGCTACTGCAGCCGAGCTTATTGAAGATATTGGTCATGTGGGCTTTGACGGTACGCAGGCTGATAAACAGTTTTTCAGACATTTCCTTATTGCTTAGCCCGCGTGAAGCCCATTTCAGGATTTCCATCTCCCGCGAGGTCAACTGCCCGCCGGTATCGCGCTCGTCCTGGTTTTTGGAAAGGTTGGCCAGCCGTTGCACCAGCTTGCGTGTCACCTCGGGGTCGAGCACGGACTCGCCGGAGCGCACGGCGCGGATGGCTTTCACCACGTCCTTGCCGGGGGAGTTCTTTAAAAGGTAGCCGCAGGAGCCGGCTTCCAGCAGGCCGATGATATAGCGGATATCGCTGTAGGCGGTGAGTATGAGCAGGGCGGTGGATGGGCTGACCTGTTTAATTTGCTTGGTGGCTTCAACGCCGTTGAGCCGCGGCATCACGATATCCATGATAACGATATCCGGTTTCAGCTCTTTAGCCAGCCGGACGGCTTCCTCGCCGTCGGTAGCTTCTCCCACCAGTTCAAAGTCTTTTTCCTGCTCCAGGAGATTGCGCATGCCCTCTCTTAACATAGCATGGTCATCAGCGATTAATATCCTCGTTTTCATGCCGCTCCTGTTGCCTGAGATTGCCCGGTAACTCGCTTATATTGTAGAACGTTCCGGGGAAAAGCGCAATTTTCAAAGACATAAGACTCCGGCATTAGTACTAAAGGTCGTATTTGAGTAAGACTTTAGGATTCATAATATAAGACGGCAGGGCGGTTTGGTAGATTCTCAGTAGTGTTAGCATTAAAATAGCTGAAGGTGCGCGAAACCGGGGAGGCAGCGTGGGGCGCAGAAAAGATAGCAAACAGGCAAACCAGGAAGACCGCCAGGAGAAGAGGAAAGCCATTCTGGCCGCCCTGGCTAGAGTCTCCGATGACGGTCAGTTGCCGGAAAGTACCGCCGATGTCTCCACGTTAGAGCCGTACGATTATTACACCATGTCCCGCGAAGAGATAGCCGCGCTAATCAACGGCGACATGGAAAAACTGGAAAGCTGGGTAAGCAATATGGATAGAAACCACGCCACCCGGCTTTTGCGCTGGCTGATAAAAGAAAGGTGGTAATTTTAGTGCTATACTTATCATGAAACCCTGTAAGGGGAGTCATTGAACGATACACCAAAAAGAGAAAAGGAGTTTGATAAAAAAGTGAGTACCAAGGACAAAAAAGAGGCTGGTGGTAAGGCCAAGGAAGAGATACTTGGGCAAATCTCAGACCAGGCCATAACCTCCATGATGGAAGAAAACCGCGTGTTCCCCCCGCCCAAGGAATTCTCCAAGAACGCGGCTGTAAAGAGCATGGAAGAGT
The window above is part of the Dehalococcoidales bacterium genome. Proteins encoded here:
- a CDS encoding LOG family protein, whose translation is MNETRPNIAADLLKEADEILTAGGKDLRSILHREIVTKALKCRRNDLDILDLKIYNRVAAEFYYAAQVFKPYRNVRKVSIFGSSRVQAGTPYYEMAKNLGRLMKEQGYMVITGAAEGIMRAGIEGSGPENSFGVNILLPGENKPADIIRGDPKLMQFKYFFTRKLFFVMEADAFALFPGGFGTHDEGFEILTLLQTGKAPPMPVVLMELPGDDYWQTWDEFVRKQLLAKDFIRPEDLSFYRIARSPEEGAALIKDYYSTYHSSRQVQDKLVIRLEKELPEDAISQLNASFRYIIKSGGIARTSPLTSEEDEPGLLIKPRITFTYDKKNAGRLNQMILMINRLGHSA
- a CDS encoding DUF1616 domain-containing protein → MDLSPVYAMTFSEPLQILRAVGGGILVFFVPGFAWTLVIFKKIHLLERIALSIGFSIALITLSLVVLNIIFDLDINLTNSLITIAVLTVIPGGIYLFQRYRRRGPKIPGGE
- a CDS encoding PAS domain S-box protein, which gives rise to MDESEQKYRHLFENASDAIWVQDVNGLFMDGNQAWHKLTGYSVEEVKGVHLAKFLSNESLALAREVRNRLARGEELNQPYEQQFYIKDGSIKTVKMSTNAIISNGKITGFEHVARDVTQEKQAQENVRAYLQQITRAQEEERKRISRDLHDDVSPDLIILIQKLDKLSAAQRLSLVKVKENLKDIRNQAEKALEGLRATAQGLRPRVIDDLGLVAALEWIAEELERDQHIRTRVETRNMERTLPPETQILLFRIAQEALNNIRKHAGADNVNIKVDGGLKNIKMTVSDNGQGFEMPGKIEGMVSEGRLGLMGMHERARLLNGNLQIKSTPGKGTVVTVTLPWPVAG
- a CDS encoding NAD(P)/FAD-dependent oxidoreductase, coding for MHDAIIIGGGPAGSEVARRLAENGYKVLVLEKKPRPGEKSCCTGLVGMECVATFNIDDRVILRRLNSATLFSPSGGSLRVYRPEMQAVVLDRSAFDISMAEQARRAGAEYQFMTRVTGINVTGGHAAVTVSYNNKASTIQGRAAVLAAGFTPGLSERVGLGVSKDYVIGVQVETETPGLEETEVWFGDMAPGFFGWLVPTTPGRGKVGLLARREAGRKLKKWLERLAEQGKVTSADVKLHYGAIPLKPPARTYGERIVAVGDAAGQVKPTSGGGIFYGLLGAEIAAATLNRALADDDLSRQRLAQYERAWRRKLGKEIRTGYWARQIFEKMSDKQINLMFKIIKAGGIDKALLAAPEVSFDWHGRTITSLLKYQLITKNLGIVRMPFKPKNIDPRR
- the greA gene encoding transcription elongation factor GreA, producing the protein MADSTEQIPSLGEAVTLYLGKLSSANRDISQPEVYKFARWYGWQSSFAKLAGPAVASYAGQLDVSDLDYGKKFEVLRAFLTYAKKAGWSRTNLATHMKTKKGKTAPSTTTAGRTQPDTVSLTQQRYDEMKTELETLKKRSRELMGEIQRAAADKDFRENAPLHAAREERGHVEGRLKELEQTIKAAQIIEEKKVPTKKSSIGDTMVIYELASGEECRYMIVDPREVNIAKGKISIASPLGKALLGRCDGETVEITAPAGKLRYQIKNIER
- a CDS encoding response regulator transcription factor, with product MKTRILIADDHAMLREGMRNLLEQEKDFELVGEATDGEEAVRLAKELKPDIVIMDIVMPRLNGVEATKQIKQVSPSTALLILTAYSDIRYIIGLLEAGSCGYLLKNSPGKDVVKAIRAVRSGESVLDPEVTRKLVQRLANLSKNQDERDTGGQLTSREMEILKWASRGLSNKEMSEKLFISLRTVKAHMTNIFNKLGCSSRTDAIIKGLKQGYIDLDDIQ
- a CDS encoding IS630 family transposase, with protein sequence MWKKADALIMTEKDQRTIEAWLRAKKTPQRILLRSRICLLAAEDVSHNAIAKRLNTSRTTVVLWTKRFQEQGLSGLSEDASHGLSPRRLEAEKVKSIVEATLQTKPKDSTHWSTRTMAKAQGVSHTTVQRIWDAHGLQPHRVKTFKLSKDKRFEEKLTDVVGVYLNPPDKAVVLCVDEKTQVQALDRTQPGLPMKKGRCGTMTHDYKRNGTTCLFTAMNVLEGKVLGSCYPRHRHIEFLKFLRTINREVSGELDIHMILDNYGTHGHPNVKTWLEKHPRFKLHFTPTSSSWLNLIERWFGEITRKRIRRGIFRSVPELIAAIEEYIRYNNEDPKPFVWTKRAENIIEKVAHCKAIIETLH